Sequence from the Candidatus Marsarchaeota archaeon genome:
TTTGCACGTCCAGGCTGGTCTCGCTTCTTACAAGATATTTGTAGAACACTATTATCACAACGATTTCTGCTGCTGCAATGCTCCATATTGAGAAAAGCAATGGAAGGATTGCTGCCTGCGCGGAAGTATTGAAATAAAAGAATGTGACTGCAAGCAGGGCGGCTGCCATGAGTACGGCTTCTACGCTTAGCAGCATTATGACTACATTCCTGCTTGAGGCTAGCCCAGCCACGCCCAGGGAGAATATCGCGAATGCAACTATTATCAGCACGTTTTCAATCATTTCATCCTGCCTATCTGCCTAAACATCAGTATAGCTGAAATGCTAATGCCAAAAAGCATTAGAGTTATGATGTAAAACTGCGCTATGTAGTTCTTCAGCCCATAGGTGATCTGGGGCGGCCCGAAAATGTTTGAATTTTGGGAAGCCGGCCTGAGCGAAAGCAATGGTATGGACAGAGCAACGAACAATACAAGGAAAATTATTACCAGTGCTAGCTTGTTCGTATGCTTGAACCTTGAAAAGCTTGCAGAGGCTACGCCTACGAGCGCATACGTTGAAATGCCTCCGACAAGTATGAAAAGCTGTATGATTGCAAGCAGTGGCTGCTGAAGCACCAGAAAAAGCGCAGAATTTAGCACAAATGCAATTGTCAACGCAAGAACCGCATGAAGGAGCTGCCTGAAAATGAATATGCAGGCTATCGCTGACAGCTCTGCGGCTGCAATTATTACAGCTGTATACAAAGTTATGGCGTCCATCTAAATCTTACTGCAAATCCTCAGGCCTGCGTACGTATTCCCGCCTGTCATATGCTTCGAAATTATAGTCTTTTGTAAGTATGAGGCATTGCGGAGGGCACACTTCTTCGCAAAGCGCACAGAAAAGGCACCTCTCCAGATTTATCTGCGGCATCTTTTTTGTGCCTTTGTCAGTTTCTATGTCGACCATGTCAATCGTCTGGTTTGGGCATATCCTTGCGCAGGCGGCACAGCTTATGCAAGTCTTCATGTCCAGCTTGTGTATGCCCCTGTAGTTGTCTGCAAGGTCGTCCCTTTCTTCAGGGTACTGCAGCGTAGCAGGCTTCTCAAGCAGCTGCTTGCCGACTTTGTATACGCCTTTCAGTATGCTCATTTTACCACGCAAATATCATATATGCAGCAAAAAGGTTTATTACAGCCAACGGTATGAAATAAAGCCACCCTATCCTAAGCAGCCTGTCAAGGCGCATCCTAACCGTAGTGGCCCTTATGATAATTATGAACACTGTCAGTATTATCACCTTTATCATTATCCATGCAAATGGAGGCAGCACAGGACCGTTCCACCCGCCCAGAAATAGTATTGATATTAAAAGCGTACCTACAAACATGCGCGTATAGTCAAGGAACAGCGCCAAGCCGTAATAAGGCGCACTTACGTCCGTAAGCCATCCAGCTATCAATTCGTTGTCGGCTTCCCTCAGGTCGAACGGCGGGCGCTCAAGCTCTGCCAGCATTATTATGAAGAACAGGACGAAGCCTATTGGCAATAGCACTGCATACCATAATGAGGACTGGTCTTTTACTATGCTCATGAAGGAAAAGCTTCCAGAAGCCAAAGCGATCGAAGCTATCACTAATATGAGCGGTATTTCATAGCTCAGGAACATCATCACGGACCTCTGCGCGCTTATCGAGCCGAACTTGTTCCCGCTGGTCCAGCCCGCAAGGAACAGCATGAACGGCATTGTTGAAAGCACCAGAAAAACCGCAACGAGCGCTACGCCTGTGTCTATCCCGACAAAAGAGCTTGTAATTGGTATGAATGCAAGGGCAAAAACAAACATGGCGTATATCGTTGGCAGCACCATTCCGAAAAGCGGATTGTCAGCGTTCTTAGGCACTACCTGCTCCTTGGTTA
This genomic interval carries:
- a CDS encoding NADH-quinone oxidoreductase subunit K — translated: MIENVLIIVAFAIFSLGVAGLASSRNVVIMLLSVEAVLMAAALLAVTFFYFNTSAQAAILPLLFSIWSIAAAEIVVIIVFYKYLVRSETSLDVQRLEKLRE
- a CDS encoding NADH-quinone oxidoreductase subunit I; its protein translation is MSILKGVYKVGKQLLEKPATLQYPEERDDLADNYRGIHKLDMKTCISCAACARICPNQTIDMVDIETDKGTKKMPQINLERCLFCALCEEVCPPQCLILTKDYNFEAYDRREYVRRPEDLQ
- a CDS encoding NADH-quinone oxidoreductase subunit H, which translates into the protein MLKVSSSFIGHFYYAIYNALQPIMPHAVADVLSFLISFVIFAILLVILISLFVYMFGWGERKIMGRVQSRHGPTYVGPFGILQNMADLVKLITKEQVVPKNADNPLFGMVLPTIYAMFVFALAFIPITSSFVGIDTGVALVAVFLVLSTMPFMLFLAGWTSGNKFGSISAQRSVMMFLSYEIPLILVIASIALASGSFSFMSIVKDQSSLWYAVLLPIGFVLFFIIMLAELERPPFDLREADNELIAGWLTDVSAPYYGLALFLDYTRMFVGTLLISILFLGGWNGPVLPPFAWIMIKVIILTVFIIIIRATTVRMRLDRLLRIGWLYFIPLAVINLFAAYMIFAW